The following coding sequences are from one Roseburia hominis A2-183 window:
- the sigK gene encoding RNA polymerase sporulation sigma factor SigK → MKTFLSPLTPEQEMECLKKMKDGDLEAKKELTLRNMRLVAHVAKKYQNSDEDMEDLISIGTIGLIKAISTYKEDYGSRLATYAARCIDNELLMHFRSKKKTAREVSLYEPIGTDKEGNQIHLLDIVESDEPDVVETIETDRRTREVLALVPKLLSGRERYIIENRYGLYACKPMTQREIAAALGISRSYVSRIEKRALEKLRKGMESAGGGR, encoded by the coding sequence GTGAAAACTTTCTTATCTCCGCTCACACCAGAACAGGAAATGGAATGCCTGAAAAAAATGAAAGACGGCGACCTTGAGGCAAAAAAAGAACTGACGCTTCGGAATATGCGCCTGGTAGCGCACGTGGCGAAAAAATATCAGAATTCCGATGAAGATATGGAAGATCTGATCTCCATCGGAACCATCGGTCTGATCAAGGCAATCTCTACTTATAAAGAAGATTACGGAAGCCGCCTGGCAACTTACGCGGCGAGATGCATTGACAATGAACTGCTGATGCATTTCCGTTCCAAAAAGAAGACGGCCAGAGAGGTCTCTCTGTATGAACCGATCGGAACGGACAAAGAGGGCAATCAGATTCATCTGCTGGATATTGTGGAGAGCGATGAACCGGATGTGGTGGAGACGATCGAGACCGACAGACGCACCAGAGAGGTGCTGGCACTTGTGCCGAAGCTGCTTTCCGGCAGGGAGCGCTATATCATAGAAAACCGGTACGGTCTCTATGCCTGTAAACCGATGACACAGCGTGAGATTGCAGCGGCGCTTGGAATATCCCGCTCGTATGTGTCGAGAATCGAGAAACGGGCGCTGGAAAAACTGCGAAAAGGAATGGAAAGCGCGGGGGGCGGGAGATAA